The Amycolatopsis coloradensis sequence TTCCGGCCGTCATCCCGGTGACGATCAGTGTGAGGGCCAGTGCGACCACCACTATCCCGGCGCCCGTGACGACTCCATCGATGGGCGAAGGCACCACGGAAGGCGCGCTCAGCACGACGGCGACCGAAGCGCCGACGACCGCGATCTGCCCGGCGGTGCGCTCCAGCACCACCGCGCGGACGCCGCGCGGGACGTCACCGGCTTCGCGGCCGTGCCGCACGGCCCGGTTGACGTCGCCGAGGACGCCCGCGGGCAGGACACCGTTGAGGAACAACGCGCGGTAGTACTCGCCGACCGCGCTCGGCAGCGACAACCGCAGACTGAGCCGCCGCGCGACCAGGCACCAGCGCCAGGCACTGAAAACCGTGGTGGCGAAACCGATCCCGAGCGCGGCGGCGATCCCGACGGCGTCGACCTCGCGCAGCCCGGCCAGGAACGCACCCGTGCCCAGTTGCCAGACGAGCGCTCCGAGGATGCCGAGCGCGCCGAGCATCCGAAGCCACGGCCAGCACCGGTTCACGCGGGCACCATCAGGAGGTCTTCGTGCTGGATCACCGCGTTTAGCTCGCCCGCCGCGCACTGCGCGAGCCGCCACCGCAGGTAGGCGTCCCCGTCCGGCGCCAGCTCCGGCCGCTGCTCGCAGGCGGCGCCGACCCAGCCGGTGAGCCATTCCGCGGTCAGCGCGGCCTGGTCGGCCCCGAGCCGCCACGGGCTGGGAGCGCGCCGCACGGTGGCGCCGAGCCGTTCGAAGACGCCGAACGCGACGTCCACCGCGTCCGGTCCGAGCAGCCACCGGCCGTCGGTCACCCGGCGTTGGTGCGCGTTGAAGGCGTCGGAGATCTCGATGTCGAACTTGTCCTTGGGCGACAGCACCACCCGGCCCGAAACGCTCAACGTGAACAGGACCGCGCAGCCCGCTTCGACGCAGGCCTCCGCCAGCCGGGACATCTCATCGGCGGTGAGCAGGTCGAGCAGCGCCGACGCCGCCACGAGCGAGGTCCCGGCGAGGTCCTCCGCACGTAACTCGGTGATGTCACGCTGTTCGGTGACGACGGTGACCTCGCTTCCGTCCAAAGCGTGTTCCGGACGGCTGGTACGCGACAGCGCGTGGGTGAGCAGGTCGGCGTCGCGGTCGTGCAGGATCCAGCGCTGGCGGCCGGGCAGCCGCACCGCCAGCCAGCGGCCGAGCGAACCGGTGCCACAACCCAGATCCCGGATGACGACCTCGTCCCGCCCGCGCAGGAACGCGCGCACCGGTTCGATCAGCTCGGTCGCGCGGGCGGCGGCGTCGGCGTCCTCACGCAACTGGAGCCAGCTGGGGGCGTACTTGGTCATGCCGCCGTCCTTTCGCGCAGCAGAACGGCGGCGACACCGCGGGCCGTCTCGTCCCACTCCGTCAGCGTCTCGCGGCGAAGGCGGGCGGAGGCGCGAAGGCGATCACGCAGTTCAGGTTCGGTGAGCCAGCGGCGAAGGGCCGTGGCCAGCGCGTTGACGTCCTCACCGGGGACAAGCATGCCGGGCACGCTGCCGTCGGATGCCTGGCCGAGGGTGCCCGGCAGCGCGTCGACGGCGGTCGTCAGCACGGGAACGCCATGTGCGAGCGCCTCGGTGACGACCATCCCGTAGGTCTCCGCGCGCGACGGCAGCACGAGAAGGTCTGCGGCCGCGTACGTCGCTTCGAGTGCTTCGCCGGATCGCGGGCCGGCGAGGGTGAACCGATCGCCGAGCGTGTGTCGCCGCAGGCGTTCGACGTAGCGGGTCTCGCGAGGAATGGCGCCGACGCACTCACAGGTCCACGGGAACTCTTTGAGCGACTTCAACGCGTCCGCGAGCAGGCCCTGTCCCTTGCGCGGCGTCACGTTGGCGACGCAGACCAGCCGCGTCCCGTCAAGACTCCCGAAAGCGACTTCGGCCTTGTCCACCCCGGGCGGCACCACGTGCACGCGATGCGGGGCGAGGTCGTGGTGCTCGATCAGCCGTCGCGCGGCCCAAGCGCTGGTCACGACCACGGCCTCTACCGCGGTGAGCGTCTCCCGCTCCAGCCGGTCCAGCTCGGCGGCGAGCGAAGGCGACAGTCCCGTCTCGTCGGCCAGCGGGAGATGCACCAGCACCGCGATCGACAGCCGCCGCGCGGACGGCCCGATCACCTCCGGCACCCCGCAAGCGACCAGCCCGTCGAGCAGGACGGCCGAACCGTCGGGCAGTGCGGCGAGTTTGCGCGCCAGCGCCGTGCGCGCCTCGGTGCCGGGCCGCGGCCAGTTCCCGCGCACGGCGATCTCGTGGACCTCCACGCCCATCGCGGCGAGGCCGTCGCACAGCCGCCGGTCGTAGACGTTGCCGCCGCTGGGCGCGCCCACGTCGTCGATGTCGTTGGGCAGGACGACGTGGAGGCCGGTCACAGCGCACGCTCGTAACTCGCCCAGGCGACGTGGGATTCGTGCAGCGAGACGGTGAGCCCCTCGAGTCCGCGTGCCCCCTCGCCGAGCGCTCCGGTGTGGACCCGGTCGGCGAGCCTGTCCGCGATGACCTTGGCGAGGAACTCGGTCGAGGTGTTGATCCCGGCGAACTCGGGCACGTCGTCGAGGTTGCGGTAGTTCAGGTCGGCGAGCACCGCTTTGAACTCTTCGGTCGCCTTGCCGATGTCGACGACGATGTTGTCGGCGTCCAGTTCGGACCGGCGGAACGTCGCGTCCACCAGGAAGGTCGCCCCGTGCAGCCGCTGCGCGGGGCCGAAGACCTCGCCTCGGAAGCTGTGGGCGACCATGACGTGGTCGCGGACGGTGATACTGAACAACGGACCTCCCGGATCGAGCCCTTAACGCGTGTCCTCCATCTGATAGGTCACACGGAGGCAGAGCGTTCCTGGTTCATTCGCGGCCAGACGCGGCAAGACGTCCGGTAGTTGATGGAACAGACAGTGCCCGCTGACCAGCACTTCGAATCCTGGATCGGCCAGAAGGCGCAAGGCGAGCGCCAAGCGGTCGGCGTAGCTCCGGTTCAGCCGCCGGGACGGCGAGACCATGCCGACCTGGCTGCTGCGGATCGTCAGCCGCCGCGAATGGAAGTTCTCGCCGAGCGGGACACTGACGCGGCGGTCGCCGTACCAGCTCAGCTCGATGACCTCGCCCTCCGGCGCGAGCAGCTCCAGTGATCGCGCGAGCCCCGCCTCGCTCGCGCTGGCGTGCACGACGAGGTCGCAGTCACCCAGCGCGTCCTCCGGTGTCGAGAAGTCGACACCGAGCGCCTTCGCGATCTTCGCGCGCTCCGGGTCGACGTCGATCAGCTGGACCCTCGTCGCCGGGAAACCGGCCAGCAGTTTCGCGACACTGCTTCCCACCATCCCGGCGCCGACCACGGCGATCCGGTCGCCGAGTTTCGGCGACGCGTCCCAGACGGCGTTGACCGCGGTCTCGATCGTTCCCGCGAGGATCGCGCGCTCCGGCGGCACCCCGGGCGGCACCGCCGTGACGGCCGACGCCGGGACGACGTAACGCGTCTGGTGCGGGTAGAGGCAGAAGACGACCTGCCCGACCAGGTCTTCCGGACCACGTTCGACCACGCCGACATTGAGGTATCCGTACTTCAC is a genomic window containing:
- a CDS encoding 6-carboxytetrahydropterin synthase — protein: MFSITVRDHVMVAHSFRGEVFGPAQRLHGATFLVDATFRRSELDADNIVVDIGKATEEFKAVLADLNYRNLDDVPEFAGINTSTEFLAKVIADRLADRVHTGALGEGARGLEGLTVSLHESHVAWASYERAL
- a CDS encoding SAM-dependent methyltransferase, with protein sequence MTKYAPSWLQLREDADAAARATELIEPVRAFLRGRDEVVIRDLGCGTGSLGRWLAVRLPGRQRWILHDRDADLLTHALSRTSRPEHALDGSEVTVVTEQRDITELRAEDLAGTSLVAASALLDLLTADEMSRLAEACVEAGCAVLFTLSVSGRVVLSPKDKFDIEISDAFNAHQRRVTDGRWLLGPDAVDVAFGVFERLGATVRRAPSPWRLGADQAALTAEWLTGWVGAACEQRPELAPDGDAYLRWRLAQCAAGELNAVIQHEDLLMVPA
- a CDS encoding dehydrogenase produces the protein MERAFWFSGSGDGELRPVSLPPVGDGEVLVRTLYTGVSRGTETLVFRGEVPPSQRAAMRAPFQEGDFPGPVKYGYLNVGVVERGPEDLVGQVVFCLYPHQTRYVVPASAVTAVPPGVPPERAILAGTIETAVNAVWDASPKLGDRIAVVGAGMVGSSVAKLLAGFPATRVQLIDVDPERAKIAKALGVDFSTPEDALGDCDLVVHASASEAGLARSLELLAPEGEVIELSWYGDRRVSVPLGENFHSRRLTIRSSQVGMVSPSRRLNRSYADRLALALRLLADPGFEVLVSGHCLFHQLPDVLPRLAANEPGTLCLRVTYQMEDTR
- a CDS encoding glycosyltransferase family 4 protein; translation: MTGLHVVLPNDIDDVGAPSGGNVYDRRLCDGLAAMGVEVHEIAVRGNWPRPGTEARTALARKLAALPDGSAVLLDGLVACGVPEVIGPSARRLSIAVLVHLPLADETGLSPSLAAELDRLERETLTAVEAVVVTSAWAARRLIEHHDLAPHRVHVVPPGVDKAEVAFGSLDGTRLVCVANVTPRKGQGLLADALKSLKEFPWTCECVGAIPRETRYVERLRRHTLGDRFTLAGPRSGEALEATYAAADLLVLPSRAETYGMVVTEALAHGVPVLTTAVDALPGTLGQASDGSVPGMLVPGEDVNALATALRRWLTEPELRDRLRASARLRRETLTEWDETARGVAAVLLRERTAA